One window of the Rufibacter radiotolerans genome contains the following:
- a CDS encoding PAS domain-containing sensor histidine kinase: protein MHRNGEKIPVELESREFSTAGKVYTSVNVRDLRKEKEVQALMAQKHQTLEKDIIDFQLILNHSADLIGTFRLDGTIIYMNRASLSVLGYSPEEMVGRNYREFILPEDIPATEEDTRLIKLDRMTTQFNNRYLHKNGSVVYISWVSTFSPESGIGYSMGRDITQIRQNEIKMQESEEFLQALMLKGTDMIAILSPEGTYTFASANTERVLGIPKEEFIGKNPFNLIHPDDHTEVMDCLESVFKGEVVDTKPFRFKSGQGEWRWLESHVTNCLEVPSIKGIVVNSRDVTQRRRQEILLQESEQRYKALFDYNPDPVYSLDTAGKFTSVNDTTVKMLQIPRETLLKMSFRDLSTPEALATDNLNFEKVMRGEPVTTETPMFLPGRGICYFTFTVMPIVINGVVVGAHGIAKDITESKNQQLLLETTAKRLDSTLESIKDAFFTIDHEWRFTYVNKEFEQVMQVRREDIMGKNIREMYKDHENAGFFGWYQQAFDSGKPVHFEEFSVPTNLWLDVSAYPSEDGMTVYFREINDRKKAEEELKKLSLVASKTVNSVYITDEQGHVEWVNEGFTRITGYTLDEVLGRKPGDLLAGPDTNASRISTIREKLVFDKPFVQEVQNKNKAGEVYWSKLDVTPIIDEQSGGGKKFIVIETVITEQKKAEEERAQLTEELLRRNRHLEQFTYIVSHNLRSPVANIMGLTSLLNSAENPNLQEGITVRLKQTAQNLDNIIRDLNELLSLQAGVLEEREKFSLPEVVDQVLQVLPGECYGKVHTNLNGVQEIGSIRSYVSSILSNLLTNAVKYKSPDRTLQLSITAELQQQGELLCLSVSDNGLGIDLEKQGKNLFGLYKRFHFHVSGRGLGLYLVKTQAEALGGYVTVESAPDKGSTFKVWIKNSK, encoded by the coding sequence GTGCACCGCAACGGGGAAAAAATTCCGGTAGAGCTGGAATCTAGGGAATTCAGCACGGCCGGAAAAGTATACACCAGCGTGAATGTGCGGGACCTCCGGAAAGAGAAAGAGGTGCAAGCCCTTATGGCCCAGAAGCACCAGACCCTGGAGAAAGACATCATTGATTTCCAGTTGATCTTAAACCATTCAGCTGATTTGATTGGTACCTTCCGGCTAGACGGGACTATCATCTACATGAATAGGGCCTCACTTTCTGTGTTAGGGTATTCCCCTGAAGAAATGGTAGGCCGCAACTACCGTGAATTTATTTTACCGGAGGATATTCCGGCTACTGAAGAAGACACTCGCCTGATAAAGCTAGACCGGATGACTACGCAGTTTAATAACCGGTACCTCCATAAAAACGGATCTGTGGTGTATATTTCCTGGGTGTCTACTTTCTCACCAGAATCTGGGATAGGTTACTCAATGGGGCGTGATATTACCCAAATACGCCAGAATGAGATTAAAATGCAGGAAAGCGAAGAGTTCTTGCAGGCACTTATGCTCAAAGGGACAGACATGATTGCCATTCTTTCGCCAGAAGGCACTTATACCTTTGCAAGTGCTAATACAGAAAGAGTACTAGGGATACCCAAAGAAGAATTTATAGGCAAAAACCCTTTTAATTTGATTCATCCAGACGACCACACTGAGGTGATGGATTGTCTGGAAAGTGTCTTTAAGGGAGAAGTGGTAGATACCAAGCCATTCAGGTTTAAGAGCGGACAAGGAGAGTGGCGGTGGTTGGAGTCTCATGTCACCAACTGCCTTGAGGTGCCCAGCATAAAAGGCATTGTGGTGAACAGCCGTGATGTGACTCAGCGCCGCCGGCAGGAGATTTTGCTGCAGGAGAGTGAGCAACGGTACAAAGCCCTGTTTGATTATAACCCAGATCCCGTATATTCCCTTGATACGGCAGGCAAGTTCACTTCTGTGAATGATACCACGGTAAAGATGCTGCAAATACCCCGGGAAACGTTACTGAAAATGAGTTTCAGGGACTTGTCTACGCCAGAGGCGCTGGCCACAGACAACCTCAATTTTGAGAAGGTGATGCGGGGCGAGCCCGTCACTACTGAAACCCCCATGTTTTTGCCCGGCCGGGGAATCTGCTATTTCACGTTCACAGTCATGCCCATCGTGATCAATGGCGTGGTAGTAGGGGCCCACGGGATTGCCAAGGATATCACTGAGTCTAAAAACCAGCAGCTATTGCTGGAGACTACGGCCAAACGCCTTGACTCCACCCTGGAAAGTATTAAAGACGCCTTTTTTACCATTGATCATGAGTGGCGATTTACTTACGTGAACAAAGAGTTTGAGCAGGTAATGCAAGTACGCCGCGAAGACATCATGGGCAAGAACATCCGGGAGATGTATAAAGACCACGAGAACGCTGGTTTCTTTGGGTGGTACCAGCAGGCCTTTGACTCTGGCAAGCCGGTCCATTTTGAGGAATTCTCGGTGCCCACCAACCTGTGGCTGGACGTGAGTGCCTACCCGTCTGAAGACGGTATGACCGTGTATTTCAGGGAGATCAATGACCGTAAAAAGGCCGAGGAGGAATTAAAGAAACTCTCTTTGGTGGCCAGCAAAACAGTGAACTCGGTCTACATTACAGATGAACAGGGACACGTGGAATGGGTCAACGAAGGATTTACACGCATTACCGGCTATACCCTGGACGAAGTGCTGGGCCGCAAACCCGGTGATCTGCTGGCCGGCCCAGATACCAATGCCTCGCGCATCTCCACCATTAGGGAGAAGCTGGTCTTTGATAAGCCTTTTGTACAGGAAGTGCAGAACAAGAACAAGGCCGGCGAGGTGTACTGGTCCAAGCTGGACGTAACCCCCATTATTGATGAGCAGAGTGGCGGGGGAAAGAAATTCATTGTGATTGAAACGGTGATCACCGAGCAGAAAAAAGCTGAGGAGGAGCGGGCCCAGCTCACTGAGGAACTGCTGCGCCGCAACCGCCACTTGGAGCAGTTCACCTACATTGTGTCCCATAACCTTCGGTCTCCGGTGGCTAACATCATGGGGCTAACCTCCTTGCTAAACTCCGCAGAGAACCCCAACCTGCAGGAAGGCATTACCGTGCGCCTGAAGCAAACCGCCCAGAACCTGGACAACATCATCAGAGACCTCAACGAGCTCCTGAGTTTGCAGGCGGGCGTGTTGGAAGAGCGCGAGAAGTTCTCCCTGCCCGAAGTGGTGGACCAGGTCCTGCAGGTACTGCCCGGCGAATGTTACGGCAAGGTGCACACAAACCTGAACGGGGTGCAGGAGATTGGCTCCATCAGAAGTTACGTGAGCAGTATTTTGTCTAACCTCTTGACCAACGCCGTTAAGTATAAGTCCCCGGACCGCACCTTGCAGCTTTCCATCACCGCAGAACTACAGCAGCAAGGTGAGCTTCTCTGCCTCTCCGTATCAGACAACGGGTTAGGCATAGATCTGGAAAAACAGGGCAAAAACCTGTTCGGGCTGTACAAGCGGTTCCACTTCCACGTTTCAGGCAGAGGCTTGGGTCTTTACCTGGTTAAGACCCAGGCCGAGGCGTTGGGTGGGTACGTGACCGTGGAAAGCGCCCCGGACAAAGGCTCCACCTTCAAGGTCTGGATCAAGAACTCCAAATAG
- a CDS encoding RNA polymerase sigma factor — MSHTESQEVVELLRGCLTNSRDAQRKLYQHFYGYAMSICVRYSKDAEEAREVLNDGFMKVFTRLTQYHRDKPFKGWLRRIMINTALDNYRHNLKYYHAADIEAAAPVADGADTISSLNYEYLIGLIQQLSPAYRTVFNLYVIDGYTHEEIGEILGISSGTSKSNLSKARANLREVLKKNKVDEFEQYV, encoded by the coding sequence GTGAGCCACACGGAAAGCCAGGAAGTTGTAGAGCTGCTTCGGGGTTGTTTGACCAACAGCCGCGATGCCCAAAGAAAGCTATACCAGCATTTCTACGGCTATGCTATGAGCATTTGTGTACGGTACTCTAAAGATGCTGAAGAGGCCAGGGAAGTTCTAAACGACGGGTTTATGAAGGTGTTCACCAGACTGACGCAATACCACCGTGACAAGCCTTTTAAAGGCTGGTTGCGGCGCATCATGATCAACACCGCCCTGGACAATTACCGGCATAACCTCAAGTATTACCATGCCGCAGACATAGAAGCGGCGGCCCCGGTGGCAGACGGGGCAGACACCATCAGTAGCCTCAACTATGAATACCTGATCGGGCTGATCCAGCAACTGTCCCCGGCCTACCGCACCGTTTTCAATTTGTATGTGATTGATGGCTACACCCATGAAGAGATAGGCGAGATACTAGGCATTTCCTCGGGAACCTCTAAGTCAAACCTCTCCAAGGCCAGGGCCAATTTGCGCGAAGTGCTTAAAAAGAACAAGGTAGATGAATTTGAACAATATGTCTGA
- a CDS encoding PAS domain-containing protein yields MKEAKSDKREEKEALAPEFNLEILEALVEYSSQPMLLSEENGRILLVNQAFCDLLGQTKEHLIIVGRGGVYR; encoded by the coding sequence ATGAAAGAAGCAAAAAGCGACAAAAGGGAGGAAAAGGAAGCATTAGCGCCGGAGTTCAATCTTGAAATCCTGGAAGCTTTAGTGGAGTACAGTTCCCAGCCTATGCTGCTGTCTGAAGAAAACGGACGGATCTTGCTGGTGAACCAAGCTTTTTGTGACCTTTTAGGCCAGACCAAAGAGCATTTAATTATAGTGGGCAGGGGGGGGGTGTATAGATAA
- a CDS encoding CHRD domain-containing protein encodes MKTKAFFFRIFPLLFLACSFIMVSCEDDDDEVPSNEVAFKEATLNGAQEVPVNASQATGTFKGTFNKDTKILSYTITFSGITPTAMHFHKEAVGKSGPVVIPINGPYTSPLVGQTPALTADQETDLMAGMWYVNVHSSQFPGGEIRTQVVKQ; translated from the coding sequence ATGAAAACAAAAGCATTTTTCTTCCGGATTTTCCCCCTTCTTTTTCTGGCTTGCTCCTTTATAATGGTAAGCTGCGAGGATGATGACGATGAGGTTCCTTCAAATGAGGTAGCCTTTAAAGAAGCCACCCTAAACGGCGCGCAGGAGGTGCCTGTCAATGCCTCTCAGGCTACGGGTACGTTCAAGGGCACTTTTAATAAAGACACCAAAATCCTTTCCTATACCATTACCTTCTCGGGCATAACACCCACCGCCATGCACTTCCATAAAGAGGCGGTAGGCAAAAGCGGGCCGGTGGTCATTCCCATTAACGGTCCCTACACCAGCCCTCTGGTAGGTCAGACCCCGGCCCTCACTGCAGACCAGGAAACCGACCTGATGGCTGGCATGTGGTATGTGAATGTCCATAGCTCCCAGTTCCCGGGCGGCGAGATCAGGACCCAGGTAGTAAAGCAATAA
- a CDS encoding amidohydrolase family protein, with protein sequence MQKRLTLAAALLLGTSVAWAQVPVPANKQTNPTVLTGGTLHVGNGQVVEGAAVAFSGGKITYAGPAAGFKPEGATYETVNVAGKHIYPGMILPNSQIGLTEIGSVRATLDQQEVGLFNPNVRSVVAYNTDSDITPTLRSNGVLMAQITPVGGMISGSSSVVQLDAWNWEDALVKADGGVHLRWPAMVAPSSDNSPQVAQRRQARQTGLQEMESLLAEAKEYKNQKKDRENLKLASLTGLFDGSKKLFIHADYGKEIVEAVRFAQKAGVKEMVIVGGGDALLVADFLKENNIPVIYSGVHALPARAGDDVYLPYKMPGLLQQAGLLFCLDYDASLHGSRNLPFIAGTAVAFGLPKELALSSVTLNAAKILGVDKQVGSVEVGKDASIVVSEGDILDMRTNKISHAFIQGRKLNLTDKQQYLYQKFNNKYEQGK encoded by the coding sequence ATGCAAAAGCGATTGACGCTGGCAGCAGCCTTGCTGCTGGGTACTTCTGTGGCCTGGGCCCAGGTACCGGTGCCGGCCAACAAGCAAACCAACCCAACGGTACTCACCGGCGGTACCCTGCACGTAGGGAACGGCCAGGTGGTAGAAGGCGCCGCCGTGGCGTTCAGTGGGGGAAAGATCACCTACGCCGGTCCGGCCGCGGGGTTCAAGCCAGAAGGCGCCACCTATGAGACGGTGAACGTAGCCGGGAAGCACATTTACCCGGGTATGATTCTGCCTAACAGCCAGATTGGCCTTACGGAGATTGGATCTGTGCGGGCTACGCTGGACCAGCAGGAGGTGGGGTTGTTCAACCCGAACGTACGGTCCGTGGTGGCGTACAACACAGATTCAGACATCACGCCAACGCTTCGGTCCAATGGGGTACTCATGGCCCAGATCACGCCCGTGGGCGGAATGATCTCCGGCTCCTCTTCGGTGGTGCAGCTGGATGCCTGGAACTGGGAAGATGCCCTGGTGAAAGCCGATGGCGGGGTGCACCTGCGCTGGCCCGCCATGGTAGCGCCTTCTTCAGACAATTCGCCGCAGGTAGCCCAGCGCCGCCAGGCCCGCCAAACCGGTCTCCAGGAAATGGAGTCTCTGCTGGCTGAGGCCAAGGAGTACAAAAACCAGAAGAAAGACCGCGAAAATCTGAAGCTGGCGTCCCTGACCGGTTTGTTTGACGGTTCCAAGAAACTGTTCATCCACGCCGATTACGGCAAGGAGATAGTGGAAGCGGTGCGGTTCGCGCAGAAAGCCGGGGTGAAGGAAATGGTGATTGTGGGCGGCGGTGATGCCCTCCTGGTAGCTGATTTCCTAAAAGAGAACAACATCCCTGTGATCTACTCCGGCGTGCACGCCTTACCGGCCCGTGCGGGTGATGACGTGTACCTGCCCTACAAGATGCCGGGTCTGCTCCAGCAAGCCGGGCTCCTGTTCTGCCTGGACTATGACGCCAGCCTGCATGGCTCCCGTAACCTGCCGTTCATCGCTGGTACGGCGGTGGCCTTTGGCTTACCTAAGGAGCTGGCTTTGTCTTCGGTGACCTTGAACGCTGCCAAAATTCTGGGGGTAGACAAGCAGGTAGGTTCTGTGGAGGTAGGCAAAGACGCCAGCATTGTGGTCTCTGAGGGAGACATTCTGGACATGCGCACCAACAAGATAAGCCACGCGTTTATCCAGGGCCGCAAACTCAACCTCACAGACAAGCAGCAGTACCTGTACCAGAAATTCAACAACAAATACGAACAGGGCAAATAA
- a CDS encoding porin family protein, with translation MNLNNMSDQELDHLFRESAERYTPAFDPEAWTAMDQKLDAAQGQGAGWFREKSRYLLLLLFLGISLVPFFYLNRTPQPATTSPAAQQNTVLQAATEPAKLKSSPIEETTIINKDQQQETAIKPETAGQTAYTGTKEEKATRQRSAPASRRGSNGYRVPLGIGRKTKAGVPVKVTLTEEKNERNNILPEAKPSFSPSLRDSVSSQGNALAAEVPVSPALQQNAGEVGLPDSAAVAEEELPADKESPFLKSISFMVAVAPDFTTVKFKDAEAVSMNGGVLVAVPLTKRVSLVTGAVYANKKYTSPPEEYSWPAAYAHIEYGKVEATCQVLDIPVNLQYRFWEKGQSSLGVAAGLSSYLMLNEEYYSSSPAGFGYGARTYNWEVDNQNRHWFGVQNISLNYTRTFPSGIALGAEPFVKIPLQGIGAGKVKLTSAGVFFTAGYTFNLKP, from the coding sequence ATGAATTTGAACAATATGTCTGACCAGGAACTTGATCACCTGTTCAGGGAATCAGCTGAGCGGTATACTCCTGCCTTTGACCCGGAGGCCTGGACGGCTATGGACCAAAAGCTGGATGCCGCCCAGGGCCAGGGGGCTGGCTGGTTCCGGGAAAAGTCCCGCTACCTGCTGTTGTTATTGTTTCTGGGCATAAGCCTGGTGCCGTTTTTTTACCTGAACCGCACTCCCCAGCCCGCAACCACTTCACCTGCCGCGCAACAAAATACAGTATTGCAAGCTGCTACTGAACCAGCTAAACTAAAGAGCAGCCCTATTGAAGAAACAACCATCATAAATAAAGACCAGCAGCAGGAAACAGCAATTAAACCAGAGACAGCCGGGCAAACAGCTTATACAGGTACCAAAGAGGAAAAGGCCACCAGACAACGGTCAGCGCCAGCAAGCCGCAGGGGTAGTAACGGGTACCGGGTGCCCTTGGGGATAGGTAGAAAAACTAAAGCTGGCGTGCCCGTTAAGGTGACCCTAACGGAAGAGAAAAACGAACGGAATAACATTCTCCCGGAGGCAAAACCCTCGTTTTCCCCTAGCCTCCGGGACAGTGTTTCCAGCCAAGGCAACGCGTTGGCGGCTGAAGTTCCTGTTTCGCCGGCACTGCAGCAAAACGCTGGAGAAGTGGGTTTGCCAGATAGCGCAGCAGTGGCCGAGGAGGAACTTCCGGCTGACAAAGAATCACCTTTCCTGAAATCAATTTCCTTTATGGTGGCCGTAGCGCCAGATTTTACCACTGTTAAATTTAAAGACGCAGAGGCCGTGAGTATGAACGGGGGCGTTCTGGTGGCGGTGCCGCTTACCAAAAGAGTAAGCCTGGTGACCGGGGCCGTCTATGCCAACAAGAAATACACGTCTCCGCCGGAAGAATACAGCTGGCCCGCTGCCTACGCCCATATAGAGTACGGGAAAGTAGAGGCCACCTGTCAAGTGCTGGATATACCAGTGAACCTCCAATACCGGTTTTGGGAAAAGGGGCAGAGCAGCTTGGGCGTAGCAGCGGGGCTTTCCAGCTACCTCATGCTGAATGAGGAATACTATTCCAGCTCTCCGGCAGGCTTCGGGTACGGGGCCAGAACCTATAACTGGGAAGTAGACAACCAGAACCGCCACTGGTTTGGCGTGCAGAATATCTCCCTGAACTATACCAGAACCTTTCCTTCTGGCATAGCCCTGGGAGCGGAACCCTTCGTCAAAATTCCACTGCAGGGAATTGGGGCCGGTAAAGTGAAACTCACCAGCGCCGGCGTGTTTTTTACGGCAGGCTATACCTTCAACCTAAAACCCTAA
- a CDS encoding YceI family protein — MKNQVLLLLFLGVTLGWGSPPAKGQDRFYTKTGYISFFSKAPLEDIEAHNRQVVSFLDFKTGDLVFSVPMKAFAFKKSLMQEHFNENYVESDRYPKATFKGKVLEIQQVNLALDNLYKVVVEGVLTIHGVDKLIRTNATLQVKGRQVQGKSTFSVTPQEFNIQIPSLVKEHIARQIDITVDMLYVPYVTKNL; from the coding sequence ATGAAAAATCAGGTACTTCTACTGCTCTTTTTGGGAGTGACGCTGGGGTGGGGGAGCCCTCCCGCCAAAGGCCAGGACCGTTTCTACACCAAAACCGGGTATATCTCTTTTTTCTCTAAAGCTCCCTTAGAAGACATTGAGGCCCATAACCGGCAGGTGGTTTCTTTTCTTGATTTCAAGACCGGCGACCTGGTGTTCAGCGTGCCCATGAAAGCCTTTGCCTTTAAGAAATCCTTAATGCAAGAGCATTTCAATGAGAACTACGTGGAGTCTGACCGCTACCCCAAAGCTACCTTTAAAGGAAAAGTCTTGGAGATCCAGCAGGTGAATCTGGCCCTGGATAACCTGTACAAGGTGGTAGTGGAAGGGGTGTTAACCATTCATGGGGTAGACAAGCTTATTCGCACCAATGCCACCCTGCAGGTAAAAGGCAGGCAGGTGCAGGGCAAGTCTACCTTTTCGGTGACGCCCCAGGAATTTAACATCCAGATACCATCCTTAGTGAAAGAGCACATTGCCAGGCAGATTGATATCACGGTAGACATGCTGTATGTTCCTTATGTAACCAAAAACCTATGA
- a CDS encoding group III truncated hemoglobin yields MAPKKDITGIEDIKVMVDEFYGLVRQDELLAPIFLYRLNTYWEPHLEKMYTFWNAALFGQRGYTGNPFAKHATMPVDSEHFKRWLSLFNTTIDTYFEGPVAEEAKARGFIMATNFERRIEGMKGADTVTLV; encoded by the coding sequence ATGGCACCAAAAAAAGACATTACCGGAATAGAGGATATTAAAGTAATGGTAGATGAGTTCTACGGCCTGGTGCGCCAGGATGAGTTGTTGGCCCCTATTTTCCTGTACCGTTTGAACACGTACTGGGAGCCGCACCTGGAGAAAATGTACACCTTCTGGAATGCCGCCTTGTTTGGCCAGAGGGGCTACACCGGCAACCCTTTTGCCAAGCACGCCACTATGCCCGTAGACAGCGAGCATTTCAAGCGCTGGCTTTCCTTGTTCAACACCACCATTGATACGTATTTTGAAGGGCCTGTGGCCGAAGAGGCCAAAGCGCGCGGCTTTATCATGGCCACTAACTTTGAAAGACGCATTGAGGGCATGAAAGGAGCTGACACTGTCACCCTGGTCTAA
- a CDS encoding cupin domain-containing protein codes for MEEKSNEATPQRPLGDRLLDAAQVVMDLPSLLAQIKQEKPWHNSDRNAITIFKTEGMRLVLIALHEGAFMKTHTAPGIISVHVLEGELDFATEQQTSRLTQGQVLTLHAGIPHSVLAVKESVFLLTLAGGK; via the coding sequence ATGGAAGAAAAATCAAACGAAGCCACGCCCCAACGCCCTCTAGGCGACCGCTTGCTGGATGCCGCCCAGGTAGTCATGGACCTGCCATCGCTTTTGGCGCAGATCAAGCAGGAGAAGCCCTGGCACAACAGCGACCGCAACGCCATCACCATCTTTAAAACCGAGGGCATGCGTTTGGTGCTCATTGCCTTGCACGAAGGCGCCTTCATGAAAACCCATACTGCCCCGGGAATAATAAGTGTGCACGTGCTGGAAGGAGAACTGGACTTCGCTACCGAGCAGCAAACCTCCCGGCTCACCCAAGGGCAGGTACTGACGCTGCATGCCGGCATTCCGCACAGCGTTCTGGCCGTAAAGGAATCTGTTTTCCTGTTAACCCTGGCGGGAGGAAAGTAA
- a CDS encoding RrF2 family transcriptional regulator — protein MISKACKYGIRAVVFVASKAEEGQKVNVKEISREVDAPEAFTAKILQMLNKHRIITSLKGPYGGFYLEEYQLEQPIIQIVEAIDGMSIFRECGLGLKQCSEVHPCPMHDRFKVARDTLKEVFENTTVRQLALELKEGNSFITNLA, from the coding sequence ATGATTTCAAAAGCTTGTAAGTACGGGATTAGAGCCGTGGTCTTTGTGGCTTCCAAAGCCGAAGAAGGGCAGAAAGTAAACGTGAAGGAAATCTCCAGGGAAGTAGACGCGCCAGAGGCCTTTACCGCCAAGATCCTGCAGATGCTGAACAAGCACCGTATCATCACTTCATTAAAAGGTCCGTACGGAGGCTTTTACCTGGAAGAATACCAGTTGGAGCAACCTATCATCCAGATTGTGGAGGCCATAGACGGCATGTCTATTTTCAGGGAGTGTGGCCTGGGGCTTAAGCAGTGCTCAGAAGTACACCCCTGCCCCATGCATGACCGCTTCAAGGTAGCCCGCGATACCCTCAAAGAGGTTTTTGAGAACACCACCGTCCGGCAGCTGGCCCTGGAACTCAAAGAAGGCAACTCCTTTATCACTAACCTCGCTTAA
- a CDS encoding DUF5777 family beta-barrel protein, whose product MKLFKYAFLAAMVAFCTSHTAAAQEDLLKLAEAQDSTREGPMQATFKGTRLVNGHTVETNGAGALLFLISHRFGALNSGAYTFWGLDQATIRLGLEYGLNDRLTLGMGRSSLEKTYDGFLKYRVAYQKPAGLPVSVTAFASTALKSQNWLNAENNYDFAHRLTYTYQVLIARKFSDRLSLQVSPSMVHRNLVETPTGETNVLAVGAGGRFKVTKRTSFNAEYFYLLPGETADAFRNTLSLGVDIETGGHVFQLMATNAQGMIEKFFIPQNGGTWSNGDIYFGFNISRVFGVKEQKKW is encoded by the coding sequence ATGAAGCTGTTCAAATATGCCTTCTTAGCGGCCATGGTGGCCTTTTGCACGAGCCATACAGCCGCTGCCCAGGAGGACCTGCTCAAACTGGCCGAGGCCCAGGACAGCACGCGCGAAGGACCCATGCAGGCCACCTTCAAAGGCACCCGGCTGGTGAATGGGCATACCGTGGAAACCAACGGCGCAGGCGCTTTGCTGTTCCTTATCTCCCACAGGTTTGGGGCCCTCAACAGCGGCGCGTACACCTTCTGGGGCTTGGACCAGGCCACCATCCGGCTAGGGCTGGAATACGGGCTGAACGACCGGCTTACCTTGGGCATGGGCCGAAGTTCCCTGGAGAAAACGTATGATGGTTTCCTGAAATACCGGGTGGCTTACCAGAAACCCGCCGGCCTGCCGGTTTCCGTGACCGCCTTTGCCAGCACCGCCCTTAAATCTCAGAATTGGCTGAACGCTGAAAACAACTATGACTTTGCCCACCGCCTTACCTACACCTACCAGGTATTGATTGCCCGCAAGTTTTCTGACCGGCTTTCTCTGCAGGTTTCCCCCTCGATGGTGCACAGGAACCTGGTGGAGACCCCCACCGGCGAAACCAATGTGCTGGCGGTAGGGGCCGGCGGGCGGTTTAAGGTAACCAAGCGCACTTCCTTTAACGCCGAATATTTCTATCTGCTGCCCGGCGAAACCGCCGATGCGTTCAGGAATACCTTGTCCTTGGGCGTTGATATTGAAACCGGGGGGCACGTTTTCCAGCTGATGGCCACCAACGCCCAAGGCATGATTGAGAAGTTTTTCATCCCGCAAAATGGGGGTACCTGGAGCAATGGGGACATTTATTTCGGGTTCAATATTTCCAGGGTATTTGGGGTAAAGGAACAGAAGAAATGGTGA
- a CDS encoding PQQ-dependent sugar dehydrogenase — MHVPKLSFLSLALLAFLAAGCNNKSMNQDDTIAQTPTTQNNCTPLETREANSPDQKPAFAGQTRGCGIKSTSAYKVEVLAKGLEKPWAVEPLPDGNLLVTEKPGRLRIISAAGQVGEPITGLPKVDSRGQGGLLDVALSPTYVSDRTLFWSFSEPRQGGNATSVARGVLSEDRKSLEQVRLIFRAMPTYDGDKHFGSRLAFGPDGMLYMTLGERSDLEIRPQAQQMNSHMGKILRLTPDGAAAPGNPFAGQAGALPEIWTVGHRNVQSAAFDADGKLWVVEMGPQGGDELNLIEKGKNYGWPLVTYGEEYSGQPIPNAVTAKAGFEQPVYYWDPVIAPSGAQFYTGTAFPEWKGNLFVGGMKDKLLVRLRIENGKVTGEEHLLKDRGQRVRDVRQGPDGALYLVTDQTNGELWKISPGQ, encoded by the coding sequence ATGCATGTACCAAAATTATCTTTCCTCTCCCTAGCCTTGCTGGCTTTCCTGGCCGCAGGCTGCAATAACAAGTCCATGAACCAGGATGATACCATTGCCCAGACACCCACTACCCAGAACAACTGTACCCCGCTGGAAACCCGCGAAGCCAACTCGCCTGACCAAAAACCGGCCTTTGCTGGCCAGACCCGGGGCTGCGGCATTAAATCTACTTCCGCCTATAAAGTAGAGGTGCTGGCTAAAGGCCTAGAGAAACCCTGGGCGGTAGAACCGCTGCCCGACGGCAACCTGCTGGTCACCGAAAAACCGGGCCGGCTCCGGATCATCTCGGCGGCAGGCCAAGTGGGCGAACCCATCACGGGTCTGCCTAAGGTAGACTCCCGCGGGCAAGGTGGCCTACTGGATGTAGCCCTTAGCCCCACTTATGTTTCTGACCGCACCCTTTTCTGGAGCTTTTCAGAACCCCGCCAAGGCGGAAATGCCACCAGCGTAGCCCGGGGCGTTCTCTCTGAAGACCGAAAGAGCCTGGAGCAGGTGCGGTTGATTTTCAGGGCCATGCCTACTTATGACGGCGACAAACACTTCGGGTCCAGGCTGGCCTTTGGGCCGGACGGCATGCTGTACATGACCCTGGGCGAGCGCTCAGACCTGGAGATTCGGCCGCAGGCCCAGCAGATGAACAGCCACATGGGTAAAATCCTGCGCCTTACCCCAGATGGTGCCGCCGCGCCGGGCAACCCATTTGCCGGACAGGCCGGCGCCCTCCCCGAGATCTGGACCGTGGGGCACCGCAACGTGCAGTCGGCGGCTTTTGACGCAGACGGCAAGCTATGGGTGGTGGAAATGGGCCCGCAGGGCGGTGATGAACTGAACCTGATTGAGAAAGGCAAAAATTACGGCTGGCCGCTGGTTACCTACGGCGAGGAATATTCTGGCCAACCCATCCCCAACGCCGTTACCGCCAAGGCCGGCTTTGAGCAGCCCGTTTATTACTGGGATCCTGTCATTGCCCCGTCTGGCGCGCAGTTCTACACCGGCACCGCTTTTCCAGAATGGAAAGGCAACCTGTTTGTGGGCGGCATGAAAGACAAACTGCTGGTACGCCTGAGAATTGAGAACGGAAAAGTAACCGGCGAAGAGCACCTGCTCAAAGACCGCGGCCAGCGCGTGCGGGACGTGCGCCAGGGACCAGACGGCGCCCTGTATCTGGTCACAGACCAAACCAACGGAGAGCTCTGGAAAATCTCACCGGGCCAGTAA